The Acidobacteriota bacterium genomic sequence GCATCCGCAATCGGTTCGGAACCTGTTAAGCGAAGAACTCGACCGCACCCCTTTTGCGCGAATGTCTTTGCAGGCGGAACCCGATATGAAGTTGACCGGACAGGCGTTTCAATCGCTTGCCGAAGAACCGCACCTGGCAAACGGTTGGGTGACGGCGAGCACGTTCACTGCCAGAACGCTTGCGGAAAACGGCATTCCGTTTGAAAAAATTCACGTCGTGCCTTACGGAGTCAACAGTGAGGTATTTGTAAAACGCGCTGCGCCACCCGATAAAAAAAGCCCGTTTACGGTGATTTATGTCGGCAGTTTAATTCAACGCAAAGGACTTTCATACTTACTTGATGCTGCGCGGTTGCTTGGCACGCAAAAGCTTCGCATTTTGCTCTGCGGCAGAGGCGTAGTGGATTGGGAATTACTCAAACGCTATGCAGATTTACCAATCGAAATTAAGCTCGACTTACCACGCGACGAACTGGTGAAGCAAATCCAGCAAAGTGATTTATTTGTTTTGCCATCATTAATTGAAGGGTTTGGTCATGTCATCCCCGAAGCGATGGCTTGCGGTGTGGCGGTCATCACCACCTCGAACACCTGTGGGCCGGATGTAATTGAAGATGGTCAACAGGGCTTTATCGTGCCGATTCGCAATGCCGAGGCGATAGCTGACAAGTTGAGTTGGGCAATCGAGAACCGCGAAGCGGCGGCGGCGATGGGTGAAGCCGCCGCAAGGCGTGCGCGAACCCTTAGCTGGGAAAATTTCAGAGCGAGAATTCGAGATACCTATAAAAAAATGATTGGCGGAATTTGAAGAATAATTGGCAGTTGGCTTGATGTTTGCGAAGCCTGAAAACTTTTTATAGACTGGCGTACGATGAGCGAAGGCGATCTGAAACAGCCGTTGCCCTCTTACGGGGCAATCGATAAATATCTTGGTGACGAGGGTGAAAAATATTTTCGCCAGCAAAACACTTCAGGAAATGCGATTGCTCATTACAATAAATTTCTTTTCAGCCCGTTTGTTAAAAACACGGATGAAGTGCTGGATTTCGGTTGTGGCGGCGGGAATTTGTTGAATGTCCTCAACCCGAAAATCAAAGTGGGAGTGGAAATCAACCCGACAGCCAGAGCTTATGCGACACGATTAGGAATAGAAATTTATTCGACTTTGGATGAATTAGAACATCGCGCCTTCGATAAAATTATTACCAGCCATGCCTTGGAGCATATTCCCAACCCTTATGAAGCGCTGGTTAAACTCAAAGGTCTTCTCAAACCGGATGGATTATTGCTTTGGCTTGCTCCTATTGACGATTGGCGAAACAAAACGCAAAAGATGTGGTCATTAAATGACAACGATATGCACCTGTACACTTGGACGCCTTTGCTTTTAGGCAATTTGCTGAAAACTGCCGGGTTTGTGCCGCAATCAGTGACGACCATTGTTCATGCCTGCCCGCCATCGCCTTTTGATGAATGGCTATGGAAGACACACCCTTCGCTTTTCCATATCGCGGCGTATATCTGGGCAAGGGTGCGAAAACAACGGCAACTGTTCGCAGTAGCGACTGGTCAATAATGCATTGAAAAATTTTCTGCTTGATTGGCTGAGTGCAGCGTTAAACGGTGAAACAACTTGAGTGATTTTGTTCCTTATACAGATTTAACCTGGGCATTGGTTGCGGATTTGTTCGTATTAGCGAGTTGCACCATTCTTCTTCTGATGTATGCCCGTCTCACGCACTCGCATCCGGCGGTGATTTATCTCGTCTTTCATATCGTCGTTGTCACATCGCGTAGCGCGGCTATTCTGGTGGGCGCGGAAACGCTTTTCAGTCGATGGAGTCCATTTTTTGACTCGGTCACGCCGGAAGAGATTCTTCGAGCGGTGTTTTTTGCGGATGCCGCATTAGTGGCGATGACGATTGCCTGGATTCAGGTATCATTCGCCGACTTGAAAACACAGGAACGCAAATTATTAAAAGAGAAGTTTACAACTCCTCCGTTGTCGGCAACTGTTAAAGAAGAAAAACAACCTGTCACTTTGTCTGCAAGATATATTTGGGGAGTTGTCGCGATTGCCTTTCCCATCGGTGTCGTCAGTTTAATTATGCTTGGCAACATTCCCGGTGTTGAAAAAACGCAGTTGGATTTGGGTGAATGGCAAGAATCGAGCTGGCTGGCTGTGACGATGACTTGGGCAGGGCTATCTTTACTGGCGTTGATATACTGGTATGGGTTCCGCTGGTGGTTGCTTGGCGCAATGAGCGTTTATCTGCTGATTATGAGCGTGCAGGGCTATCATCGATTTCGTATCGTCATTCCACTGATTTTGTTACTCCAGATATTTCTTGATCGCCGTGGGAAGAAATGGCCTCCCGCATATGTCCTGGCTCCGATTGTTGCCGGAATGTTGTTATTTTATCCGCTGAAATCTATCGGTCGAATGGTTCAGGAAGGCGCTTCCATTACTCAGATCACCGAGATTTCCTCTACGGCGATTCGTGAAGCGGCTGCTGGACAGCATGATGACCAGATGTTGCTTGACGTATTTGCGGCTTACTTAACCCTGATTGATGATGCCGACAGGCGCTATTACGGCAGCACCTACTTGGTGCTATTTGTAGCGCCGGTTCCGAGACAATGGTGGGCTGATAAACCGACACAATCGGCGCATCTCTTTGATGTTTCAACCACAACGCGACCCATGGGCGAAATGGGAATGGCGTTATCTTATATCGGCGAATTTTATATTAACTTCGGATTCATCGGGGTTATTGTTTTGGCCTATCTGCTGGCCTACATCTTGGCGCGCATCTATTTCCGCGCCTATCGCAGCCATTACTATTCGGTTTTACGATTCTCGTATTTGTTGATTGCCTGTAACCTCATTCAAGTTTACCGCGATGGCTTGATCTCTCTATTTATTTTTACCCTGGTGAATATGATGCCGCTCAGCATTATAGTTTTTTTGCATTGGATCAAGCCACTACACAAAAAATCATCTCGTCCGTTGATTCAAGTCATTACACCGGTTCGGCGCTAAACGACATATTCGCATGTTGCCCATCACTTTCTGGATGAATATGCCATCCTTTTATCAGGATGATTTGCTCAATGTGCTCTCGGCATCCGACGAGGTTGATTTACAAGTTATCTTTGCCCATCCTTTAACATCCGATAGAGCACAGCTTGGCTGGAAACCACAGGCAAGAAATTATCCGCATCGCACACTCAGCAGTCGTTATGCGCTAGGTGATGCCATGCGGCTTGCGCGCGCTGGACGCGAGCGGTTGCATATCGTCAATGGCATCTGGGCGGAACCGGCTTTCGCCGCGGCGCTTGGCGTACTGGCAAAATCGCAGAGCCAATTTCTGATTTATTCGGAAGCGCCAGACCCGACGCATCCCGCAAGCGGACTCAAAAAATTATTGCGCAATGGTTTCGGCAAATGGGTCGCGCATCGCTCAAGCGGGCTTCTCGCGGTGTCGCATTTTGCCGCTCAGTTTTACGCCGAACTCGGCTTTGATGAAACCCGCATCTATCCGTTTGGCTATTTTCGCGCGCTTGATGATGCGATTAGTGAAAGCCTCAAAATTAACGACTGCTTATCCGCTGATTCCGCAATCGAAATTATTTTTGTCGGGCAACTCGCGCGACGCAAAGGCATAGATATTTTGCTTGATGCCATTGCGCCGCTTTGCCGTGAATACCCGAAATTGAAATTGACGCTTATCGGAGTTGGCGAATCGGAAACCGCTTTGCGACAGCAGGCTGAAAACTCAGGTATCACTGGGCGGGTCGGTTTTATTGGCGCGATGCCTTCGGATGAAATTCCGCAACGCCTCGCAAAAGCCCGGGCGCTCGTTCTGCCATCGCGCTGGGATGGCTGGGGACTGGTGGTCAACGAAGCGTTGACCGCAGGCGTTCCGGTAATCGTTTCCGACCGCTGCGGCGCGGCAGATTTGATTCAACAAGGGGTCAACGGATTTATTTTTCGCAGTGAAAATGTTGATAGTCTGCGCCGCGCCTGTCGCCGGTTTTTAAATTCGAGCGAAGCGCAAACCTCAATGCGCCGCGCCGCCCGCGCCACCGGTGAAGCGATTTCCGCAGCAGTTGCTGCCGCCTACCTGATTGATTGTTTGCAGCAGGTGATGCGAAATTCGCAAGTGAAGCCGATGCCGCCGTGGGCGCAAATCTCTTTTGCCGAGAACCGCAAATTTTGAAAATCTGTTTTCTGGTTGATGCGCGCAGTCCGATTGCCCGCAATTGGATTGGTTACTTTGTCGAACGCGACCACGAGGTGCACATCATCTCTTCTTACCCGTGTTCGACGGATGATTTTTTACCGGCGACGTTGCACCAGACGCCGGTCGCTTTTGCCAACTTTTCACGCGCTTCAAAAAATAAAAAATTATCCGCAACCATCGTAAACGATGAATCTCTGTCAGCGAATCCGCCGATCAGCGAATCCAGGAAACCGGGGCTTGCGAACTGGCAGGCAAACCTCACGGCAAAACTTTCGCTTGCCGTGCAACATTGTCTTTTGCCTTTTGATGTTGAACGCCACGTCAGCAAAATCGCGCGCTTATTTGAACAGCTTTCGCCTGACCTCATTCACGCTATGCGGATTCCGTTTGAAGGGATACTCGCAGCCAAAGCCGCGCCCGCACAGGTGCCGCTGCTGATTTCCGTCTGGGGCAATGATTTCACCCTCTGGGCTTCGCGCAACCCTTTGATTGCCGGGCAAACCGTAGACGCGCTCAAACGCGCCGACGCTTTGCACACCGATTGTCAGCGCGATTTGCAGATGGCAATTCGCGACTGGCAATTCGCTTCTCATAAGCCCGCAATCATTCTGCCGGGCGCAGGCGGCATTCGCAGCGATTTATTTTATGCAGGCGAGGTTGATGAAAGTCTGCAAGCGCAATTGAACATTTGCGCAGATGCGCCGGTGGTGATGAATCCGCGAGGCATACGCGGTTATGTTCGCAACGATGTATTTTTTGAAGCGATACCTCTGGCGCTCGAGCAATTTCCGCAAACGATTTTTCTCGGCGTCGCCATGCAGGGCAATGCGTTTGCGGAAAATTATGTTCGGAAACTCAGGCTTGAAAATAATGTCCGCTTACTGCCCACGGTGACCTCTAAACGCCTGGCGGAACTCTTTCGCCTCTCGCAAATTGTCCTGTCACCGAGCCTGCACGACGGCACGCCGAATACCCTGCTCGAAGCAATGGCTTGCGGGTGCTTTCCGGTGGCAGGCGATATTGCATCGGTTCGCGAATGGATTGTGAGCGGCGCAAACGGCTTGCTTTGCGATGCGAATGATAAACGGTCTGTGGCTGATGCACTGATTCGCGCTTTGCGAGACGCCGAGTTGCGCGACAGCGCGCGCGCGAAAAATTTACAACTCATTGGCGAGCGCGCCGACTACAACCAGGTGATGCAACAAGCCGAAGATTTTTACAAAAGCCTCATTCGCCAGCACAAAGCCAAATGAAAATAGCAATGGATGAAAAAACGGTAATTGCCTATTCATCAACCGCAACTGCGTATCCGCAAATTGCGCCCTTTCATCCGCACCAGCACTATCCTGAAAATCTATTTTCGGAACTCGGCGGCGAGTCAAACCTGGTCTACGAAAGCGTGCGCGCCTGTTTTCAACAAGCGGGACTTCATGCCGAATATTTTGATGCGCCGGATTGGAACCCGCTCGGCGAATTGCTGCACCCGGGCGAAACCGTTCTGTTAAAACCCAACCTGGTAAAAGAATCTCATCCACGCGACCCGCAAGGCTGGCAGTATGTGCTCACCCACGGCAGTGTCATTCGCGCCGTCGCCGATTACGTTTATAAAGCCATCGGTAGCAAAGGCAAAATCATTATTGCCGACGCGCCGCAAACCGATTCTGCTTTTGCGGCGATTGTGCGCAGACTTGGGCTTGATACCATCAAAGAGTTCTACCAATCAAAAGGTCTCAATTTTGAATTGATCGATTTGCGCCGCGAAGAATGGACGAATCGCGATGGGGTGATTGTCCATCGTCGCGCACTCGCGGAAAACCCGTATGGCAATGTCGCATTTGATTTAGCTCAGGCGAGCGAATTCGTTGACCACAGCGGCGCGGGAAATTATTACGGCGCGGATTATGATGACCGCGAAGTCAATTTTCATCACACCAACGGACGCCACGAATATTTGATTGCCGGTTGCGCCATCAAATGCGATGTGATTTTCAGCTTGCCGAAATTGAAGACCCATAAAAAAGCCGGTATCACCGTGAGTTTGAAAAATCTGGTTGGCATCAACGGCGATAAAAACTGGTTGCCGCATCACACCGAAGGCCACCCCGCCGAAGGCGGCGACGAACACCCAAACCCCGATGCAAAACATAAAACTGAACGCCGACTGGCGGCAATGTTGCGCCGCATGTCACTTGCAATGCCCGGGGTCGGAACACTCACGCATCGCTATGCGCGGCGCATCGGCAAACATATTTTCGGCGATACTGAAACCGTGATTCGCAGCGGCAACTGGCACGGCAACGATACCATCTGGCGAATGTGTCTGGATTTGAACAAACTGATTTTATATGGCAATGCAGATGGCTCTTTACGCGAAGGCTTAGCTGAAAATCGCAAACGCCATTATGTGCTGGTCGATGGCATCATTGCCGGTGAAGGCAGCGGTCCGGTAAATCCCGACCCCATCAATGCCGGGTTGATTATTTTCGGACTGCACCCTGCAAGCGTCGATGCGGCGTGCGCTTATTTGATGGGCTTTGACCCCGAACGCATTCCCA encodes the following:
- a CDS encoding DUF362 domain-containing protein gives rise to the protein MDEKTVIAYSSTATAYPQIAPFHPHQHYPENLFSELGGESNLVYESVRACFQQAGLHAEYFDAPDWNPLGELLHPGETVLLKPNLVKESHPRDPQGWQYVLTHGSVIRAVADYVYKAIGSKGKIIIADAPQTDSAFAAIVRRLGLDTIKEFYQSKGLNFELIDLRREEWTNRDGVIVHRRALAENPYGNVAFDLAQASEFVDHSGAGNYYGADYDDREVNFHHTNGRHEYLIAGCAIKCDVIFSLPKLKTHKKAGITVSLKNLVGINGDKNWLPHHTEGHPAEGGDEHPNPDAKHKTERRLAAMLRRMSLAMPGVGTLTHRYARRIGKHIFGDTETVIRSGNWHGNDTIWRMCLDLNKLILYGNADGSLREGLAENRKRHYVLVDGIIAGEGSGPVNPDPINAGLIIFGLHPASVDAACAYLMGFDPERIPIVRQAFRCRHFPLAEWDWRDVQILSNHQAWNHRLPEIADAATLHFKPHFGWREHIERPPMIQVEAPQAETKNSSR
- a CDS encoding glycosyltransferase, translating into MPSFYQDDLLNVLSASDEVDLQVIFAHPLTSDRAQLGWKPQARNYPHRTLSSRYALGDAMRLARAGRERLHIVNGIWAEPAFAAALGVLAKSQSQFLIYSEAPDPTHPASGLKKLLRNGFGKWVAHRSSGLLAVSHFAAQFYAELGFDETRIYPFGYFRALDDAISESLKINDCLSADSAIEIIFVGQLARRKGIDILLDAIAPLCREYPKLKLTLIGVGESETALRQQAENSGITGRVGFIGAMPSDEIPQRLAKARALVLPSRWDGWGLVVNEALTAGVPVIVSDRCGAADLIQQGVNGFIFRSENVDSLRRACRRFLNSSEAQTSMRRAARATGEAISAAVAAAYLIDCLQQVMRNSQVKPMPPWAQISFAENRKF
- the wzy gene encoding O-antigen polysaccharide polymerase Wzy gives rise to the protein MSDFVPYTDLTWALVADLFVLASCTILLLMYARLTHSHPAVIYLVFHIVVVTSRSAAILVGAETLFSRWSPFFDSVTPEEILRAVFFADAALVAMTIAWIQVSFADLKTQERKLLKEKFTTPPLSATVKEEKQPVTLSARYIWGVVAIAFPIGVVSLIMLGNIPGVEKTQLDLGEWQESSWLAVTMTWAGLSLLALIYWYGFRWWLLGAMSVYLLIMSVQGYHRFRIVIPLILLLQIFLDRRGKKWPPAYVLAPIVAGMLLFYPLKSIGRMVQEGASITQITEISSTAIREAAAGQHDDQMLLDVFAAYLTLIDDADRRYYGSTYLVLFVAPVPRQWWADKPTQSAHLFDVSTTTRPMGEMGMALSYIGEFYINFGFIGVIVLAYLLAYILARIYFRAYRSHYYSVLRFSYLLIACNLIQVYRDGLISLFIFTLVNMMPLSIIVFLHWIKPLHKKSSRPLIQVITPVRR
- a CDS encoding glycosyltransferase family 4 protein translates to MEPFRKAVVAMSSNRDHYQLPLALYEGDVLETLVTDMYLPADRQWFDGLLAALLPRRWLAARFCAGLDSRKVRVPLRAFGTAALMQLVQTVRFNRYKDQVLSREARRLALQTESALFCYSYYASEAFKEGKEQLPYRIIFQLHPHPQSVRNLLSEELDRTPFARMSLQAEPDMKLTGQAFQSLAEEPHLANGWVTASTFTARTLAENGIPFEKIHVVPYGVNSEVFVKRAAPPDKKSPFTVIYVGSLIQRKGLSYLLDAARLLGTQKLRILLCGRGVVDWELLKRYADLPIEIKLDLPRDELVKQIQQSDLFVLPSLIEGFGHVIPEAMACGVAVITTSNTCGPDVIEDGQQGFIVPIRNAEAIADKLSWAIENREAAAAMGEAAARRARTLSWENFRARIRDTYKKMIGGI
- a CDS encoding class I SAM-dependent methyltransferase, with translation MSEGDLKQPLPSYGAIDKYLGDEGEKYFRQQNTSGNAIAHYNKFLFSPFVKNTDEVLDFGCGGGNLLNVLNPKIKVGVEINPTARAYATRLGIEIYSTLDELEHRAFDKIITSHALEHIPNPYEALVKLKGLLKPDGLLLWLAPIDDWRNKTQKMWSLNDNDMHLYTWTPLLLGNLLKTAGFVPQSVTTIVHACPPSPFDEWLWKTHPSLFHIAAYIWARVRKQRQLFAVATGQ
- a CDS encoding glycosyltransferase family 4 protein; its protein translation is MKICFLVDARSPIARNWIGYFVERDHEVHIISSYPCSTDDFLPATLHQTPVAFANFSRASKNKKLSATIVNDESLSANPPISESRKPGLANWQANLTAKLSLAVQHCLLPFDVERHVSKIARLFEQLSPDLIHAMRIPFEGILAAKAAPAQVPLLISVWGNDFTLWASRNPLIAGQTVDALKRADALHTDCQRDLQMAIRDWQFASHKPAIILPGAGGIRSDLFYAGEVDESLQAQLNICADAPVVMNPRGIRGYVRNDVFFEAIPLALEQFPQTIFLGVAMQGNAFAENYVRKLRLENNVRLLPTVTSKRLAELFRLSQIVLSPSLHDGTPNTLLEAMACGCFPVAGDIASVREWIVSGANGLLCDANDKRSVADALIRALRDAELRDSARAKNLQLIGERADYNQVMQQAEDFYKSLIRQHKAK